One Malassezia restricta chromosome III, complete sequence DNA segment encodes these proteins:
- a CDS encoding Elongation factor-2 kinase, whose protein sequence is MICDQITQSEYLTAEGALRLGLIAYRDHPPQDHVYIVKNFGFTTSVLQMKENLNSLFAAGGGDGPEATTAALKAATDLDWRPSASKMAILITDAPPHGIGEYGDGFPNGSPDGQDPIVLARKMSAMGIPLFVVACEPALSGYQHAVDFYHGLVSITGGMTVPLTTASLLSHVVIAAAGEVMDLDRLHRELGDSVLERMKGLSLHLDEQETNDPSSAMMRLVDQVSSELHEKLLLRNENTKQLIIESIYRESEESAHNIRVWSQAPDVFSARPHIRKVIGSRLSQKFLDMRRASHAGKAWHPVPRIMPAASSIHTTPTPSRNMLQDFQAFEANPELRMQTSGTPHQARLNDQSYRTSSMDMDDDDDGDGYGDDAFMTDDDVLASEAAADNEIRFEGDDGQTLALRHDAISWSQARRLAMQSLSRAP, encoded by the exons ATGATTTGCGACCAG ATCACACAGTCGGAGTACTTGACAGCAGAAGGAGCCTTGCGTTTGGGCCTCATTGCTTATCGTGATCACCCGCCACAGGACCATGTGTATATCGTCAAAAACT TTGGCTTTACCACTTCTGTGTTACAAATGAAAGAAAACTTGAATAGCCTCTTCGCCGCAGGCGGTGGTGATGGACCTGAGGCCACGACTGCCGCGCTCAAAGCTGCCACAGATTTGGATTGGCGGCCAAGCGCTTCTAAAATGGCTATTCTCATTACAGATGCACCACCTCATGGGATTGGAGAGTATGGTGATGGCTTCCCTAACGGCTCGCCAGATGGCCAAGATCCCATCGTACTTGCGCGCAAAATGTCAGCGATGGGCATCCCCCTCTTTGTCGTCGCCTGTGAGCCTGCACTTTCTGGATACCAACATGCTGTGGACTTTTACCATGGCCTAGTCAGCATAACGGGCGGCATGACAGTACCGTTAACAACCGCGTCTCTTTTAAGTCATGTGGTCATTGCCGCCGCAGGCGAAGTCATGGACTTGGATCGCCTGCACCGCGAATTGGGTGACTCGGTCTTGGAGCGTATGAAGGGCCTAAGCTTGCATTTGGACGAGCAGGAAACCAACGATCCTTCTTCGGCGATGATGCGACTAGTAGATCAGGTCTCATCTGAGCTTCATGAGAAGTTGTTATTGCGGAATGAAAATACTAAGCAGCTCATCATTGAAAGCATCTACCGTGAAAGCGAGGAATCTGCTCACAATATTCGTGTGTGGTCGCAAGCACCCGATGTGTTCTCTGCCCGCCCCCATATTCGTAAAGTGATCGGATCGCGCCTAAGTCAAAAGTTTTTGGACATGCGTCGAGCCAGTCACGCTGGCAAAGCATGGCACCCGGTGCCACGAATTATGCCTGCTGCGTCAAGCATCCACACCACGCCAACCCCCTCGCGAAACATGCTGCAAGATTTTCAGGCCTTCGAGGCGAATCCGGagctgcgcatgcagaCGTCAGGCACGCCACATCAGGCACGTTTGAATGACCAATCCTATCGCACATCATCCATGGAtatggacgacgatgacgatgGCGATGGATATGGGGATGATGCTTTCATGACGGATGACGATGTGCTAGCCTCTGAAGCGGCTGCTGACAATGAAATCCGCTTTGAAGGCGACGATGGTCAAACTCTCGCCCTCCGGCACGATGCCATCTCCTGGTCTCAAGCACGTCGACTCGCCATGCAGAGTTTATCTCGTGCGCCATAG
- a CDS encoding U4/U6 snRNA-associated-splicing factor PRP24, whose translation MGEAMETESITPQPTLDPWEYDAWIRSIERKMLGCENASERPAYIPDLLRAMQESLHVMALRPRDWHIYLSVHMMQGELDVHQICALHQRSVRDTFDMSLFVRCASFWLCAWMCHTRSFISLELSGTPTDADGAPYNVTQLVEAWTGLSSPNVLPCGMYDPAHFGMTLDLDEHQVRDSLRELYSQCAWHLSESCLIWDLYMAFEQALLESDPSDARVQMVKQAFIARLQVPHQGVETTFQRLSSFVSTYLPASEYEPVMSSANRAYAETMDLWRLRESFEERIAMSNDLHAHWYPYLAWQTHRIKQMRTAKDKSHLSTEEELGFTLYRRAIHRFGSYPTARNAEESASHANVPPTPDIEKRWKQAQGRKSHKLLETERERARVEVRPLVAVSEGLWLDFLALLSTPTLNLDAFLVLCSQAVSVLPLSGRLWAVYLRAITRCQRPKSHMLALYEKAAHSRGVALLGGASLLSLLQARIDCERAYAAMELAHAQKKSPDQVLVVTEMDHFMHVYELFLHSISAMQRLPASEQDASVALERCAVDWIERAARALAQTAGLEASAGLYPLADDVWTHALEQHPMHATAYLEAAQYFQRRDDDKRARQTYKAAMAKQGLDNKASIVAAWVAFEHARGSPADIEQAEAKAKVEQDRLWRQWYRYQAQEPAAAPESAPESEVPKRKSTHEEHEEEAAPPKRQDAHSVQPARDREFSSVLVSGMPPDVSEGDVRAFFRDCGIIFDMIGPRSLDDATSAALIEFTDRDSAGAARTRDKKLMGHSEISVVLSYQCTLYVTNFPPDASDALVRERFSKYGPIFDVRWPSRRFIQSRRFCYIQFATADAARAALAEHGALWHADHALQVFLSNPQHKKQRSDANANEKELYVVGLPRSATVEQVRQFFLPHTHVEDVRMPLRPDGKARGIAFIQCRTPLDARRAMQATNSTKFHGRLIAVTMADAGRSSKNSSAPEADRRARTIHVAGLPPDAQEALIQQAIEMAIGPETVRRVFWTPGRPPNSQGLCDSMVEMVDEEAAGRAVLSADVTYGTMPLALSMYQQQVTSSTSAATSMRDRRRGALGFARVHSSESTDTTPKGQDAFRQMLHP comes from the coding sequence ATGGGTGAGGCTATGGAGACCGAGTCGATCACACCGCAGCCTACGCTAGATCCATGGGAGTACGATGCTTGGATCCGATCTATTGAGCGGAAAATGCTGGGCTGCGAGAATGCGTCGGAACGCCCTGCATATATTCCCGACTTGCTTCGCGCAATGCAAGAATCGCTCCATGTGATGGCGCTTCGACCACGCGACTGGCATATTTATCTTAGTGTGCATATGATGCAGGGCGAACTTGATGTGCATCAAATATGTGCTTTACATCAGCGCAGTGTTCGTGATACCTTTGACATGAGTCTGTTTGTCCGCTGCGCCAGTTTCTGGCTCTGTGCATGGATGTGCCACACTCGTTCATTCATATCCTTGGAGCTGAGTGGTACGCCCACAGATGCAGATGGTGCACCGTACAATGTGACTCAACTCGTGGAAGCATGGACGGGTCTGTCATCTCCCAATGTCTTGCCGTGCGGCATGTACGATCCTGCTCACTTTGGCATGACATTGGATCTGGACGAGCACCAAGTACGAGACTCTCTTCGTGAGTTATACAGCCAGTGCGCATGGCATTTGAGCGAGAGCTGCTTGATATGGGATCTGTATATGGCGTTTGAACAGGCCCTTCTCGAATCTGATCCCAGTGACGCACGTGTCCAGATGGTGAAACAGGCCTTTATTGCGAGACTTCAAGTCCCGCATCAGGGTGTAGAGACCACATTTCAGCGTTTATCGAGCTTTGTATCCACATACCTACCTGCTTCTGAGTATGAGCCAGTCATGTCAAGCGCCAACAGAGCCTATGCTGAGACCATGGATCTTTGGCGCCTTCGCGAGTCATTTGAAGAACGAATCGCAATGTCAAATGATTTACATGCACACTGGTATCCTTACTTAGCGTGGCAAACGCACCGTATCAAGcagatgcgcacggcgaaGGACAAGTCGCATCTTTCGACGGAAGAAGAGCTCGGCTTCACGCTGTACCGTCGGGCCATCCACAGGTTTGGTTCTTACCCCACAGCTCGCAATGCCGAGGAATCAGCTTCCCATGCAAATGTACCGCCCACACCGGATATCGAAAAGCGTTGGAAACAAGCGCAAGGGCGAAAAAGCCACAAATTGTTGGAAACAGAACGAGAACGGGCCCGCGTAGAAGTACGGCCTTTAGTCGCTGTCTCAGAAGGCTTGTGGCTCGATTTTCTCGCTTTACTTTCCACACCAACACTGAATCTCGACGCCTTTCTCGTCCTATGCTCCCAAGCCGTCTCCGTCTTACCGCTTAGTGGTCGTTTGTGGGCCGTATACCTGCGTGCCATAACGCGGTGCCAACGACCCAAGTCACACATGCTGGCACTGTACGAGAAGGCGGCTCATTCCCGAGGTGTGGCCTTActgggcggcgcatcactgCTTTCACTACTTCAAGCACGCATAGACTGTGAGCGAGCCTATGCAGCAATGGAATTGGCTCACGCACAAAAAAAGTCGCCTGATCAGGTGCTGGTGGTCACTGAGATGGATCATTTTATGCACGTTTACGAGCTGTTCCTCCACAGTATTTCCGCCATGCAGAGGCTTCCAGCCTCTGAGCAGGACGCTTCCGTCGCACTGGAACGATGTGCGGTGGACTGGATCGagcgcgcagcgcgtgctCTCGCCCAAACGGCTGGCCTGGAGGCGTCAGCTGGTTTGTACCCACTCGCCGACGATGTTTGGACACATGCACTTGAGCAGCACCCAATGCATGCTACTGCTTACCTGGAAGCAGCGCAATACTTTCAACGACGTGATGATGACAAGCGCGCACGTCAGACGTACAAGGCTGCCATGGCCAAACAAGGCCTCGATAACAAGGCCAGCATCGTTGCTGCGTGGGTCGCTTTTGAGCATGCGCGTGGTTCGCCTGCCGATatcgagcaggccgaggccaAAGCCAAGGTGGAGCAGGACCGCCTATGGCGCCAGTGGTACAGGTACCAGGCTCAAGagcctgccgctgctccCGAGTCGGCACCTGAATCGGAGGTCCCCAAGCGCAAGTCGACGCACGAGGAGCATGAGGAAGAGGCCGCCCCTCCGAAGCGCCAGGACGCACACTCTGTACAACCGGCAAGAGATCGCGAGTTTTCATCTGTCCTAGTGTCAGGGATGCCGCCGGATGTCTCAGAAGGAGACGTGCGAGCATTTTTCCGGGACTGTGGGATCATATTTGACATGATCGGGCCGCGCAGCCTGGATGACGCGACGAGTGCTGCCCTGATTGAGTTTACTGATCGCGATAGCgcaggagctgctcgtACTCGCGACAAGAAGCTGATGGGTCACTCGGAAATCAGTGTTGTTCTGTCGTATCAGTGCACATTGTACGTGACCAACTTTCCTCCGGATGCATCGGACGCCTTAGTGCGCGAGCGCTTCAGCAAGTATGGACCAATTTTTGATGTGCGCTGGCCAAGTCGTCGCTTCATCCAGTCTCGAAGGTTTTGCTATATCCAATTTGCCACCGCAGAtgccgcgcgtgcggcACTCGCTGAGCATGGCGCCCTGTGGCATGCAGACCACGCCCTGCAAGTGTTTCTGTCGAATCCTCAACacaagaagcagcgctCGGATGCGAATGCGAACGAGAAAGAGCTGTACGTGGTGGGTCTGCCTCGCTCTGCCACAGTGGAGCAGGTCCGGCAGTTCTTTCTGCCTCATACACATGTCGAAGACGTGCGCATGCCATTGCGCCCCGACGGTAAAGCTCGCGGTATTGCCTTCATCCAATGTCGTACACCCCTAGatgctcgtcgagcgatGCAAGCTACGAACAGCACCAAGTTCCATGGAAGACTCATTGCCGTGACTATGGCCGACGCAGGTCGGTCATCGAAGAATTCTTCTGCACCCGAGGCAGATCGGCGCGCAAGAACCATCCATGTGGCAGGCTTACCTCCCGATGCTCAGGAAGCTTTGATCCAGCAGGCCATTGAGATGGCAATTGGTCCTGAGACCGTGCGACGTGTGTTCTGGACACCTGGTCGTCCTCCGAATAGCCAGGGCCTGTGCGACAGCATGGTCGAAATGGTGGATGAAGAGGCAGCAGGCCGCGCTGTGTTATCAGCCGATGTCACGTATGGGACCATGCCGCTGGCATTGAGTATGTACCAGCAGCAAGTGACATCTTCAACATCAGCAGCGACCTCGATGcgcgatcgacgacgcggcgcacttGGCTTTGCCCGGGTACATTCATCAGAGTCCACTGATACCACGCCTAAGGGGCAGGATGCATTCCGCCAAATGCTTCATCCATAG
- a CDS encoding DUF2373 domain protein: MAKRLRKRTSKKARPSQAIEQDDDRGREHVNEKTALEQPEIRKESSVQASEPSREPQQEAEPQHGTISQDTPIHESSDASKKRKRSRKRKRSNVPHPGPDPEGMEELSEPAKKAIAYTQQYLCDKDAWKFSKQRQNWLLRHMMWSPQLYEIGQELSGASQAHVEESMRPLIPPTLPLPDPGSWISDEHVSVVAAYLASIMGLAKQRMVESLQAAAQATAAPSLDMAPPAEGDQEVGETQEAASRISSLVASWQELRKVRASQFLEWIQALDQA; encoded by the coding sequence ATGGCCAAACGGTTGCGAAAGCGTACCTCGAAAAAGGCGCGCCCGAGTCAGGCCATAGAGCAGGATGATGATCGCGGAAGAGAACATGTCAATGAGAAAACAGCTCTAGAGCAGCCAGAAATTCGTAAGGAATCTTCGGTGCAGGCTTCTGAGCCGAGTCGCGAGCCTCAGCAGGAAGCAGAGCCGCAGCACGGCACTATTTCCCAAGATACACCAATTCATGAGAGCAGCGACGCTTCGAAGAAGCGGAAGCGCTCTCGTAAACGCAAGCGTTCGAATGTGCCGCACCCTGGCCCGGATCCCGAAGGTATGGAGGAATTGAGTGAGCCTGCCAAAAAGGCCATTGCTTATACCCAACAATATCTTTGTGACAAAGATGCGTGGAAATTTTCCAAGCAGCGTCAAAATTGGCTGCTTCGGCATATGATGTGGTCTCCGCAGCTATACGAGATCGGTCAAGAGCTCTCTGGTGCTTCACAGGCTCATGTGGAAGAGAGTATGCGGCCACTTATTCCACCCACGTTGCCATTACCGGACCCCGGCTCATGGATTTCGGATGAGCATGTATCTGTGGTGGCTGCTTACCTCGCGAGTATTATGGGACTAGCCAAACAACGCATGGTAGAATCACTGCAAGCTGCTGCCCAAGCTACCGCAGCACCTTCTCTCGACATGGCTCCCCCAGCGGAGGGTGACCAAGAGGTGGGTGAGACGCAAGAAGCAGCTTCCAGAATCTCTTCACTCGTGGCTTCCTGGCAGGAGCTACGAAAAGTGCGTGCCTCACAATTCTTAGAATGGATTCAGGCGCTAGATCAGGCCTAG